A single Thermoanaerobacterium sp. RBIITD DNA region contains:
- a CDS encoding ribonucleoside triphosphate reductase produces MLFKKIHLEVLKMRVIKRDGREVEFDKFKIANAIFKAFKATDTGTFDEASSISDEVTKYLERNFIDRLPSVEDIQDIVEQHLIEHGYAKAAKAYILYRKQHQDIRNFKDMFMDIEKMVDEYIGKLDWRVNENSNMSYSLQGLNNHISSTITAQYWLNKIYPEEVRNAHKNGDLHIHDLGLLSVYCCGWDLRDLLLSGFTGVEGKVASKPPKHFRTALGQIVNFFYTLQGEAAGAQAFSNFDTYLAPFIYYDELTYKEVKQALQEFIFNINVPTRVGFQTPFSNITMDLVVPDMMEDEPVIIGGKMMDKTYKDFQKEMDMLNLAFAEVMMEGDASGRIFTFPIPTYNITKEFDWDNPVIDKIMEMTAKYGLPYFSNFVNSDLNPEDARSMCCRLRLDNRELRKRGGGLFGANPLTGSIGVVTINMPRIGYLSKTKEEFFEKLGGLMDVARTSLEIKREVLEKMTEVGLYPYAKFYLRDIKKRFGFYWQNHFNTIGLVGMNEALLNFMGKGIASDEGREFALTVLDFMRHKLFKYQIESNILYNLEASPAEGTSYRLAKKDKELYPDIITCGDDVPYYTNSTQLPVDFTDDIFTALDLQEELQCKYTGGTVLHGFIGESISDVNTCKALVRKIAYNYRIPYYTITPTFSICQDHGYISGEYFECPYCGKECEVYSRVVGYYRPVKNWNEGKQKEFEDRKEFVV; encoded by the coding sequence ATGCTTTTCAAAAAAATTCATTTGGAGGTCTTAAAGATGAGAGTTATAAAAAGAGACGGAAGAGAAGTAGAATTTGACAAGTTTAAAATTGCCAATGCCATATTTAAAGCTTTTAAAGCGACTGATACAGGTACATTTGATGAGGCATCAAGCATTTCAGATGAAGTAACTAAGTATCTTGAAAGAAATTTTATTGATAGGCTACCTTCTGTAGAAGACATACAGGATATTGTTGAACAGCATCTCATTGAGCATGGATATGCAAAAGCCGCAAAAGCTTATATTTTATACAGAAAGCAGCATCAGGATATAAGGAATTTCAAAGATATGTTTATGGATATTGAAAAAATGGTTGACGAATATATAGGAAAGCTTGACTGGAGAGTAAATGAAAACAGCAATATGAGTTATTCGTTGCAGGGCCTAAACAACCACATATCCAGTACAATAACGGCACAATACTGGCTTAACAAAATATACCCTGAAGAGGTAAGAAATGCCCATAAAAACGGCGACCTACATATTCATGACCTTGGACTTTTGTCTGTTTACTGCTGTGGATGGGACTTGAGGGATTTGCTGTTGTCAGGTTTTACAGGTGTTGAAGGTAAAGTTGCAAGTAAACCGCCGAAGCATTTTAGGACTGCACTTGGGCAGATCGTCAATTTCTTCTACACTCTTCAGGGGGAAGCAGCGGGAGCGCAGGCCTTTTCAAATTTCGATACATATTTAGCACCGTTTATATATTATGATGAATTGACTTATAAAGAGGTAAAGCAAGCGCTGCAGGAATTTATATTTAACATAAATGTACCGACAAGAGTAGGATTTCAGACACCTTTTAGCAATATTACGATGGATCTTGTCGTGCCGGATATGATGGAAGATGAACCTGTTATAATTGGCGGAAAGATGATGGATAAAACTTATAAAGACTTTCAAAAAGAAATGGATATGTTAAACCTTGCGTTTGCAGAAGTTATGATGGAAGGGGATGCAAGCGGCAGGATATTTACATTTCCTATACCGACTTATAATATCACTAAAGAGTTTGATTGGGATAATCCTGTTATCGATAAAATAATGGAAATGACTGCAAAATACGGGCTTCCATATTTCAGCAATTTTGTAAACAGCGATTTAAATCCCGAAGATGCCAGGTCGATGTGTTGTCGCCTTCGCTTAGATAATAGAGAACTCAGAAAGCGTGGCGGAGGACTTTTTGGAGCAAATCCGCTGACTGGCTCAATTGGTGTTGTTACAATAAATATGCCGAGAATTGGCTATTTATCAAAGACAAAAGAGGAGTTTTTTGAAAAACTTGGAGGGCTTATGGATGTTGCCAGGACAAGTCTTGAAATAAAGAGAGAAGTACTTGAGAAGATGACAGAGGTTGGCTTATATCCATATGCTAAATTTTATTTGAGAGATATAAAGAAAAGGTTTGGCTTTTATTGGCAAAACCATTTTAATACAATAGGACTTGTCGGCATGAACGAAGCACTTTTAAATTTTATGGGTAAAGGCATAGCGAGTGATGAAGGTAGGGAATTTGCCCTTACAGTACTTGACTTTATGAGGCATAAACTTTTTAAGTATCAAATAGAATCAAATATACTGTACAACCTGGAAGCATCACCAGCAGAAGGCACATCCTATAGGCTTGCAAAAAAGGACAAGGAATTGTATCCGGATATAATAACCTGCGGTGATGATGTGCCGTATTATACAAATTCTACGCAGCTTCCGGTTGACTTTACCGACGATATATTTACTGCTCTTGACCTACAGGAAGAATTGCAGTGCAAATATACAGGAGGGACTGTACTGCATGGGTTTATCGGTGAAAGTATAAGCGATGTAAATACATGCAAGGCGCTTGTTAGAAAAATAGCGTATAATTATAGAATACCTTATTATACTATAACACCGACTTTCTCAATATGCCAGGATCACGGTTATATATCGGGAGAGTATTTTGAATGTCCGTACTGTGGTAAAGAATGTGAGGTTTACAGCAGGGTTGTAGGATATTATAGACCCGTAAAGAACTGGAATGAAGGTAAACAGAAAGAATTTGAAGACAGAAAGGAATTTGTCGTATGA
- a CDS encoding anaerobic ribonucleoside-triphosphate reductase activating protein codes for MIYDFIPVSLVDFPGKISATAFISGCNFKCPYCHNSWLIPVREGIRDEKDFFKYLKSRTRLIDGVAITGGEPTLWKGLKDFIKDIKSLKFSVKLDTNGSRPDALKELIDDGLIDYIAMDIKAPINKYGIFAKNESDIDKIKESVEIIKNSHTDYEFRTTVNDKILCLEDFILISKWLSGSKRYVLQAYKYSNDVLDRKISGAKACNSEFLKQIKEMMANKIEEILIRA; via the coding sequence ATGATATATGATTTTATCCCTGTATCACTTGTTGATTTCCCGGGGAAAATTTCAGCGACTGCTTTTATAAGCGGCTGCAATTTCAAATGTCCATACTGTCACAATTCTTGGCTTATACCTGTAAGAGAAGGAATTCGTGATGAAAAAGATTTTTTCAAGTACTTGAAAAGTAGGACAAGGCTTATTGATGGTGTTGCAATAACAGGTGGCGAGCCGACATTGTGGAAAGGATTAAAAGACTTTATAAAAGATATAAAATCGCTTAAATTCAGTGTAAAACTTGATACTAACGGGTCTAGGCCGGATGCATTGAAAGAACTGATTGATGACGGATTGATTGATTATATAGCTATGGACATAAAAGCACCTATAAATAAATACGGCATTTTTGCAAAAAATGAATCGGACATAGATAAAATAAAGGAAAGCGTTGAGATTATTAAAAATTCACATACGGATTATGAATTCAGGACAACTGTCAATGATAAAATCCTCTGTCTAGAGGATTTTATCTTAATTTCTAAATGGCTTTCGGGTTCAAAAAGGTATGTTTTGCAGGCTTATAAATACAGTAATGATGTTCTTGATAGAAAAATTAGCGGTGCTAAAGCCTGCAATTCAGAATTTCTAAAGCAAATTAAGGAAATGATGGCAAATAAAATAGAAGAAATTTTAATCAGAGCATAA
- a CDS encoding HAD family hydrolase yields the protein MIDTVMFDLDGTLLPVDTDKMIMDCFMGLSKKLSNLFEPQFFQKMLFASSMEMINNLEPDKTNEEVFFDSFLKKTKYPKEKLMPIFDDFYQNDYKSLGCGITADKYVKMTLDLLKERGYDIILATNPVFPKVAIKERLKWAGVDEKYFSFITSYEIMHFCKPYIEYYKEIIEKLNKKPENCIMIGNDVDEDIISSEIGLKTFLVEDFMINKSSKDISSINHGNYKDMFEFVNKLPYLNKRS from the coding sequence ATGATTGATACTGTGATGTTCGACCTTGATGGGACACTTTTACCGGTTGATACTGATAAAATGATTATGGATTGTTTTATGGGGCTTTCAAAAAAATTATCGAATTTATTTGAACCACAGTTTTTTCAAAAAATGCTTTTTGCATCAAGTATGGAAATGATAAATAATTTAGAGCCTGATAAGACAAATGAGGAGGTATTTTTTGACTCTTTTTTAAAGAAAACAAAATATCCAAAAGAAAAATTAATGCCTATATTTGATGATTTTTATCAAAATGATTATAAAAGTCTGGGCTGTGGAATAACTGCTGATAAATATGTTAAGATGACATTGGATTTATTAAAAGAAAGGGGATATGATATAATACTTGCAACAAATCCTGTTTTCCCCAAAGTAGCCATAAAAGAAAGGTTGAAATGGGCAGGTGTTGACGAAAAATATTTTAGCTTCATTACATCATATGAAATAATGCATTTTTGTAAGCCATATATAGAATATTACAAAGAAATCATTGAAAAGCTCAATAAAAAACCAGAAAATTGTATAATGATTGGCAATGATGTAGATGAAGATATTATTTCTTCTGAAATAGGATTAAAGACATTTTTGGTTGAGGATTTTATGATAAATAAATCTTCAAAAGATATATCATCAATTAATCATGGAAATTATAAAGATATGTTTGAATTTGTAAATAAGCTTCCATATTTAAATAAAAGGAGTTGA
- a CDS encoding MBL fold metallo-hydrolase: MKLTILGSHGPYPGKDGACSGYLLENNRMNILIDCGNGVLSRYQRYYDLRDLKYIILTHFHSDHVSDMMVLRYAVDIRMRKGDIKEPINIYCPNEPLKVLDDLNFNGVFKLNIVDEKTKLKIDNLLISFEKMEHPVLTYAVKFNDGKKTFAFSGDTMENDRIIPFIKSCDVFLCDGNLLGDEKGPHLTARRAAEISKAADCKKLIITHLWPQHTTDEYFNEASKVIQDVIIAKDFEVYDI; encoded by the coding sequence ATGAAATTAACAATTCTTGGATCACATGGACCGTATCCCGGAAAAGATGGGGCCTGTTCTGGTTATTTATTAGAAAACAATAGAATGAACATTCTCATAGACTGTGGTAATGGTGTATTAAGCAGGTATCAACGATATTATGATTTAAGGGATTTAAAATATATAATACTTACCCATTTTCACTCTGACCATGTTTCGGACATGATGGTACTACGCTATGCTGTTGATATTAGAATGCGTAAAGGAGATATAAAAGAACCTATAAATATCTATTGCCCTAATGAACCACTGAAAGTATTAGATGACCTTAATTTCAATGGTGTTTTTAAGTTAAATATAGTGGATGAAAAGACAAAACTAAAAATAGATAATCTTTTAATATCCTTCGAGAAAATGGAACATCCTGTTCTTACATACGCTGTTAAATTTAACGATGGTAAAAAAACATTTGCTTTTAGTGGTGATACTATGGAAAATGATAGAATAATCCCATTTATCAAAAGTTGTGACGTATTTTTGTGTGATGGAAATCTTCTAGGTGATGAAAAAGGCCCACATCTTACAGCAAGACGCGCGGCGGAGATTTCTAAAGCTGCTGATTGCAAAAAATTGATAATTACACATTTGTGGCCGCAGCATACCACTGATGAATATTTTAATGAGGCATCTAAAGTGATTCAGGATGTGATTATAGCAAAAGATTTTGAAGTATATGATATATAA
- a CDS encoding DNA internalization-related competence protein ComEC/Rec2, which produces MNIPFLYIAIALSLGIILSKYVEINIIVSSVTLILTLIVSIYRHLKGKDITTLLLLCIAIFGIINGTNVTYSKGMYDKLNDKLVSFKGIISNVENKDRLYKYVLKPENMNKILVTQIGGISPKDGDLVEIRGIVKIPQGRRNPGGFDYKLYLKKYGIDALMSVNSYSVSILKKSADSPINKFFRDMREKIKANYNKSMPQKDAEFVSSVILGENDVDEDTLSSFRVTGISHIIAVSGYNFGLLTVFMVFILGIFHIKRYSTPIVIPILILYTLLTGSPPSAVRSAIMACMALIAVTIGRYNYPLNSISFAAVLILIINPLMLYDIGFQLSFAATLAILCLYKPIKEKLKLKNEIIRDAISLTVAAQLGTLPITIYVFHNISIISLVPNLIIVPIVSVTVIIGFLSAFFGLIMPYLAFLLNIINTPIVEIVLYLTKFFANVPYASINVPIPSFYIIIFYYLVLVVSLSSFDRSKKIIISSSILALLIIIMAINAILPKDVEVTFLDVGQGDSTFLRTQHGKKILIDGGGRPLFNGETSFDVGQNILLPYLFYENASSLDAIFISHTDSDHIGGILSILNDIDVDRIFIGHQVQKDDNYKKLISLASMKKIPVYELTEGDTVTIDKVCFKVLSPGKTVIQENPINNNALVFKMSYKDVDFLFTGDIEKEAEDALKNLNISSDILKVAHHGSSTSSQKEFIEKVNPKICVIQVGKNNYGQPDDNIVKYLKSISSVYRTDNDGAIIIDTNGTYIHVKKMIGK; this is translated from the coding sequence ATGAACATTCCTTTTTTGTATATAGCAATTGCTTTGTCACTTGGGATAATTTTAAGTAAGTATGTAGAAATAAATATAATAGTTTCGAGTGTAACCTTGATACTTACATTAATTGTAAGTATATATAGACATTTAAAAGGTAAAGATATTACCACATTATTACTGTTATGTATTGCTATATTTGGAATAATTAATGGCACGAATGTGACATATTCAAAAGGCATGTATGATAAATTAAATGATAAGTTGGTATCATTTAAAGGAATTATATCAAATGTTGAAAATAAAGATAGGCTATATAAATATGTTTTAAAGCCAGAAAATATGAATAAAATACTTGTAACACAAATAGGAGGGATATCTCCAAAAGATGGTGACCTTGTGGAGATAAGAGGAATAGTGAAAATACCTCAAGGTAGAAGAAATCCAGGTGGATTTGATTACAAATTATATCTTAAGAAATATGGCATAGATGCTTTGATGAGTGTAAATAGCTATTCAGTGAGTATACTTAAAAAGAGTGCTGATAGCCCTATAAACAAATTTTTCCGAGACATGCGTGAAAAAATAAAAGCAAATTATAATAAATCAATGCCACAAAAAGACGCCGAATTTGTTTCGTCTGTGATACTTGGCGAAAATGATGTTGATGAAGATACACTGAGTTCTTTCAGAGTAACTGGCATATCACATATAATTGCTGTATCTGGATATAATTTCGGTTTATTAACTGTATTTATGGTTTTTATTTTAGGGATATTTCATATAAAGAGGTACAGCACACCGATAGTTATACCTATACTTATTTTATACACATTGCTTACAGGTTCTCCGCCATCTGCTGTTAGATCTGCAATCATGGCTTGTATGGCATTAATTGCGGTAACTATTGGAAGATATAATTATCCTCTTAATTCTATTTCATTTGCGGCTGTGTTGATCTTAATTATTAACCCATTGATGTTATATGATATAGGCTTTCAGCTATCATTTGCAGCAACATTAGCAATATTATGCCTTTATAAACCTATAAAAGAGAAACTTAAATTAAAAAATGAAATAATAAGAGATGCTATTTCATTAACTGTTGCTGCACAATTGGGAACACTTCCGATTACTATTTATGTTTTTCATAATATTTCAATTATATCACTTGTGCCAAATTTAATTATTGTTCCTATTGTAAGCGTAACAGTTATTATAGGCTTTTTATCAGCTTTTTTTGGATTAATAATGCCATATTTAGCATTTTTATTAAATATAATTAATACACCAATTGTTGAAATAGTGTTGTATTTAACAAAGTTTTTTGCCAATGTCCCATATGCTTCAATAAATGTACCTATTCCGTCATTTTACATAATTATATTTTATTATTTAGTTTTAGTAGTGTCTTTAAGTAGTTTTGATAGATCAAAAAAGATTATAATAAGTTCTTCGATATTGGCACTATTAATCATAATTATGGCTATAAATGCAATATTACCAAAAGACGTTGAAGTTACTTTTCTCGATGTTGGTCAAGGTGACAGCACGTTTTTGAGAACGCAACACGGAAAGAAGATATTAATTGATGGAGGAGGAAGGCCATTATTTAATGGGGAAACTTCTTTTGATGTTGGACAAAACATCTTGCTTCCATATTTATTTTATGAAAATGCTTCCTCCTTAGATGCTATTTTTATTTCACATACTGATTCGGACCATATCGGGGGAATTTTATCAATTTTAAATGACATTGATGTAGATAGGATTTTTATAGGGCATCAAGTACAAAAGGATGATAACTATAAAAAACTTATTAGTTTGGCTAGTATGAAGAAAATACCGGTATATGAACTTACAGAAGGTGACACTGTTACAATTGATAAAGTATGTTTTAAAGTATTGAGTCCTGGGAAAACTGTTATACAAGAAAATCCTATAAATAACAATGCACTTGTGTTTAAAATGTCTTATAAAGATGTAGATTTTTTATTTACAGGAGACATAGAAAAAGAGGCCGAAGATGCTTTAAAAAACCTCAATATTTCATCAGACATTTTGAAGGTTGCACATCATGGATCAAGTACATCTTCTCAAAAAGAATTTATAGAAAAAGTAAATCCGAAAATTTGTGTTATTCAAGTTGGAAAAAATAATTATGGACAGCCAGACGACAATATTGTAAAATATTTAAAAAGTATATCGAGTGTATATAGAACAGATAATGATGGTGCTATTATAATTGATACAAATGGTACTTATATACATGTTAAAAAAATGATCGGGAAGTGA
- the holA gene encoding DNA polymerase III subunit delta, with product MNYSDFVNMINKNILPVYVFYGEERFLVDEAVKKIKSKLLDGITDAMNLSIIDNADNNNIIDSLETLPFMSNHRLIIVKDDELLKKLDDLAIDKIIKYLEKKDITNCLVIVLNDKIDMRKKLFKTINKVGAIVNFDYLKHDDAVNYTGYFVRSFGKTIKKPVAEYIVKNCGVDLYRLLNEVKKLVSYSDNSEVTIENVKHLLSSNINESVFKLVNSIGLRQEKTAIYILNRMIESNENPIGILAMIVRQFRILIRAKYYLKQKIERRDLSSRLGIPYFSINDVIEQCKHFEESDIINAYNVCIKCDRELKSSYNGNLVLESLIRKLCN from the coding sequence TTGAATTACTCAGATTTTGTGAATATGATAAATAAAAATATATTGCCTGTTTATGTATTTTACGGTGAAGAAAGATTTTTAGTAGATGAAGCTGTAAAAAAAATAAAGAGCAAGTTACTTGATGGTATAACAGATGCGATGAACTTATCTATTATTGATAATGCTGATAATAATAATATAATAGATAGCCTAGAGACACTTCCTTTTATGTCAAACCATAGGCTTATTATAGTAAAAGATGATGAGCTTTTAAAAAAACTTGATGATTTAGCGATAGATAAAATAATAAAATATTTAGAAAAAAAAGATATCACCAATTGTCTTGTTATTGTTTTAAATGACAAAATTGATATGAGAAAAAAATTATTTAAAACAATTAATAAAGTTGGAGCAATAGTTAATTTTGATTATCTTAAACATGATGATGCTGTAAATTATACTGGTTACTTTGTAAGAAGTTTCGGCAAAACCATAAAAAAACCTGTAGCAGAATATATAGTTAAAAATTGTGGAGTAGATTTATATAGATTGCTTAATGAAGTGAAAAAGCTTGTGTCATATAGTGACAACAGTGAAGTAACAATAGAAAATGTGAAGCATTTACTGTCATCGAATATAAATGAAAGTGTATTTAAACTTGTAAATTCGATTGGATTAAGGCAAGAGAAAACTGCTATTTACATTCTTAATAGAATGATTGAAAGCAATGAGAATCCTATAGGTATATTAGCAATGATAGTAAGACAATTCCGCATTCTTATAAGAGCTAAATACTATTTGAAACAAAAAATTGAGAGGAGAGATTTGTCGTCAAGATTAGGAATCCCGTATTTTTCTATTAATGATGTTATTGAACAATGCAAACATTTTGAAGAAAGTGATATTATAAATGCATATAATGTGTGTATAAAGTGTGATAGGGAATTAAAATCAAGCTATAATGGAAATTTAGTTTTGGAATCGCTGATAAGGAAGTTATGTAATTAA
- the rpsT gene encoding 30S ribosomal protein S20, producing MANIKSAKKRILVTKRRTLENKIVKSKVRTAISKFEKSLADGNIDNTKAALKAAIKELDKAYSKGTLHRNTVARKKSKLYAKLNALNA from the coding sequence TTGGCAAACATAAAATCCGCTAAAAAGAGAATACTTGTTACAAAAAGAAGAACACTTGAAAACAAGATCGTAAAATCGAAAGTAAGAACAGCTATCTCTAAATTTGAAAAAAGTTTAGCAGATGGTAACATAGATAATACAAAAGCTGCACTAAAAGCTGCCATTAAGGAGCTTGACAAAGCTTATTCAAAGGGTACTTTACACAGAAATACAGTAGCAAGAAAAAAATCAAAATTATATGCAAAATTAAATGCATTAAATGCATAA
- a CDS encoding phage holin family protein encodes MLKTIIRFIVSAIVLLIVGYLVPGFSVAGFWGALISAVVIAILGYIVEALLGKNISPRSRGIVGFVVAAIVIYVSQFVVPTIHATILGSLVAAFVIGLVDAFIPTELR; translated from the coding sequence ATGCTAAAAACAATTATTAGGTTTATAGTATCAGCAATCGTCTTATTGATAGTTGGCTATCTTGTACCAGGTTTTAGCGTTGCAGGGTTTTGGGGTGCTTTGATTTCTGCAGTAGTAATAGCAATACTTGGTTATATAGTTGAAGCATTGCTTGGGAAGAATATTTCACCAAGAAGCAGAGGTATTGTCGGATTTGTAGTTGCAGCAATTGTAATTTATGTCTCACAATTTGTTGTACCAACAATACATGCTACAATACTGGGTTCTTTAGTAGCTGCATTTGTAATAGGACTTGTTGATGCTTTTATCCCTACAGAGTTGAGGTGA
- the gpr gene encoding GPR endopeptidase gives MFSVRTDLAVEARELYKEGHAGEIPGVFLEERENNGVKIVKVKILNNEGVKAMGKPIGDYITIDAPDLKYRNLELEEKVAKILADVIREIANVNVKIKTLVIGLGNWNVTPDALGPKVTENIVVTRHLKELVPLQFGDNISSVSAIAPGVLGITGIETAEIVKSIVDRTKPDLLITIDALASRRIERLATTIQISNTGISPGSGIGNGRLAINEESLGIPVIAIGVPTVVDAATIANDTMEYLTNALIQKTSKDSPFYMVLKNMGDEDKYALIKEVLDPEANLMVTPKEIDILIKNISSIISRGINLALQPNLTVEEMNQLVH, from the coding sequence ATGTTCAGCGTAAGAACAGATCTTGCTGTTGAGGCACGTGAATTATATAAAGAAGGCCATGCAGGGGAAATACCTGGTGTATTTTTAGAAGAGAGGGAAAACAACGGTGTTAAAATTGTAAAAGTCAAGATATTAAATAATGAAGGCGTAAAAGCAATGGGCAAACCGATAGGAGATTATATTACAATCGATGCACCGGATCTAAAATACAGAAACCTTGAGCTTGAAGAAAAAGTTGCTAAAATATTAGCAGATGTTATAAGGGAAATTGCAAATGTCAATGTAAAAATAAAGACACTTGTTATTGGACTTGGCAATTGGAATGTTACACCTGATGCATTAGGGCCAAAGGTTACCGAGAACATTGTTGTTACAAGACATCTTAAAGAACTTGTACCACTTCAGTTTGGGGATAATATAAGTTCTGTTAGTGCCATAGCACCTGGTGTGTTAGGTATAACCGGTATTGAAACGGCCGAGATTGTCAAGAGTATTGTTGACAGAACTAAACCTGATTTGCTAATTACAATTGATGCCCTTGCATCAAGAAGGATCGAAAGGTTAGCAACAACGATACAAATCTCAAATACAGGTATAAGTCCGGGTTCTGGTATTGGTAACGGAAGATTAGCGATTAACGAAGAAAGTTTGGGTATACCCGTTATAGCTATAGGAGTACCTACAGTTGTGGATGCGGCTACAATTGCTAATGATACGATGGAATATCTAACAAATGCATTAATACAGAAGACGAGTAAAGACAGTCCGTTTTATATGGTGTTAAAAAATATGGGAGATGAAGATAAATATGCACTTATAAAAGAAGTATTGGATCCCGAGGCTAATTTAATGGTAACACCTAAGGAAATAGATATTCTAATCAAAAATATATCATCAATAATATCAAGGGGCATTAATTTAGCATTACAGCCGAATTTGACTGTAGAAGAAATGAATCAACTTGTACATTAA
- a CDS encoding stage II sporulation protein P — MFRSSIKYYRIKKLSFVLLLIMNIVFYKWLITDDIKVSNINFVTEAFAEEYNNINGIFITALNYSMPVVDVGYKTQGYNGQDLTIASMLDLSQKDPLKILKYQIPIIAQINKNNSNKSNVVLNNSIEQKKSNYSNQVEIITNNLPKTEHKKNIKPPDKPLLLLYHTHTMESYIATEKYKYVAAYGYDRTNDLNYNMVKVGDYLTNYLVNDYGVGVLHDRSIHDYNYDLSYYNSSLSVKKYINDNPSIKVTIDLHRDGYGSVMQPGVDSIPALNSLSNQAYRKKYLININGQNIAKVLFIIGSRRTQEMQEDWKKNYEFAKQISDKLNELYPGISLGIEIHQYAEYNQHFSEKGILIELGSNYNTLEEALNTTPYLARGIYEVLKDNKLLN, encoded by the coding sequence TTGTTTAGAAGTTCAATAAAGTATTATAGAATTAAAAAACTATCATTTGTTTTACTATTAATTATGAATATAGTTTTTTATAAATGGCTTATTACCGATGATATAAAGGTGTCAAATATAAATTTTGTTACAGAGGCATTTGCTGAGGAGTACAATAATATTAACGGCATTTTTATAACTGCTTTAAATTATTCAATGCCCGTTGTCGATGTAGGCTATAAAACACAGGGTTATAATGGACAAGATTTGACAATAGCATCAATGCTTGATTTAAGTCAAAAAGATCCTCTTAAAATCCTTAAATATCAGATACCTATTATTGCACAAATAAACAAAAACAATTCTAATAAAAGCAATGTAGTCCTTAATAATAGTATTGAACAAAAAAAATCTAATTATTCGAATCAGGTTGAAATTATTACAAATAATTTACCAAAAACAGAACATAAAAAAAATATAAAACCACCGGATAAGCCATTGTTATTATTGTATCATACACATACAATGGAATCATACATTGCAACTGAGAAATATAAATATGTCGCTGCATATGGTTATGATAGGACAAATGATTTGAATTATAATATGGTTAAAGTTGGTGACTATTTGACAAATTATTTAGTAAACGACTATGGTGTAGGCGTTCTTCATGACCGTTCTATTCATGATTACAATTATGATTTATCTTACTATAATTCCTCTTTGTCTGTCAAAAAATATATTAATGATAATCCATCGATTAAGGTTACGATTGATTTGCACCGCGATGGATATGGAAGTGTTATGCAACCAGGTGTTGATAGTATTCCGGCTTTGAATAGCCTTTCAAACCAAGCATACAGAAAAAAATATCTTATAAATATTAATGGACAAAATATTGCAAAGGTTCTATTTATTATCGGTTCAAGAAGGACACAAGAAATGCAGGAAGACTGGAAAAAAAATTACGAATTTGCAAAACAAATTAGTGACAAATTAAATGAGCTATATCCAGGAATATCACTTGGTATAGAGATACATCAATATGCAGAATATAATCAGCATTTTTCGGAAAAGGGAATATTGATAGAGTTGGGCAGTAATTATAATACACTTGAAGAAGCACTTAATACTACCCCATATCTAGCAAGAGGAATTTATGAAGTTTTAAAAGATAATAAATTATTAAATTAA